The genomic DNA TAAGAAAGTATTACCCAATGACAAAAAAGTGATAGATGAAGGAAATGTACAGTTGAGGAGGGTAGAGTAAACCACAGCTGCCATGAAAGAAACATGACATACAAACAGCTCAAAGGAAATTAAAACTCAAGAGCAAGCGAAAAGTGTTAAATGGTGGCAGTGATTTGTGTCTTTTGAttaatttgtgtgcatgttggaGTGGGAAAGTTGGCAAGAGACTGGTGATGATTACTAATTCATAAGGATTAATGGTTGCTATTTAAAAACCTATCATTCTGAGGAGAGCCGTGAACGAACTCTGTGTCTTCCTACTGTGACCATGAGACAAAAAATGCCCCTGGCTAATTTCACACAAACGCGGTCCATAAAAATTCAGCTCTACGGCAATTTGCtactggaaaaaaaaggaaaaaaagaaaggtgtaAATAAGGTTAGGTGTTAGTTTATTTACCTTCACAAGTCGCTTGCTTGTCCTATGGGTAAACCTACTCATTATTTTCCAGCTTCAatcaaaaataaagtttattcacATCGTGAAGAGAATGCAAAGACCCATAAACCTTATATAACCTTAAAAAGttgacaaatgtgttttcattcatttggagtttcTGACAGCCTGACAAGTTGTCATGGTCTTGCCACAGTCTATCTCTGTATTCcttggttgtttttcttctctgtttcacCAGAGACTCTCAGCCTTATCTGTCTTTTTTGAGTCTTTGAGTGGGAGAAAGCAGTTGTGAGTTGTTTCATTTAAGTTGCCTTTATTAGTTACACTGTATACACTAGGTTTCTGGGCTTTTGGTTTTCTGTGTATTTCCTCCTGTGTACATGTACTCCTCCTCAGCCTGCCTTTTCccttcacacctgccctgcatgcAGTCTCATTAGCCCTGCTCTACTCTCTGTGTCttcctcagccaatcagctgccagCCTGCACGTGTGTCttgtttcattagttcagttttggttttctgttcagttttgGTGGGATCCTTTGTTCAGTCTGCTCTGTCTGTGCTACATTCTGTTTCAATTTTGCTTTGACCTGCCAGCTTTGTTTTTAGCCTGCACAAGCCTTAAATTAAGAGGTTTCTTCATCCTTGCTCAGCCTGTAGTCCCCTGCATTAGGGTCTACCTGCTCCATTGCACCAAACacaagtccaatattcactttccTTTTCACTCTGTTTGGTATCTACTAACTCCTAGGGTAAATATTTGACTCTTTggctgctaaatgttccactacTAACTAATTTCTAACTTTACCCGTCTGAAAATGGCTgcatgttgatgttgatgaGTATGGTGAGACTGAGCCAAAATAGTGAAGTCACAGACTGTAAAATCTCTAACTGATATTTTCGCTTCAGTAGTGGGGGTTGCAGATGTCAGCAACCCAAAGATGATTGCAGATgtcacagaggaaagaaaacagtgtCTGAAGATTAGTAGGAAAGTCTGTCACCAAAGTGAGTTTATCTGAacgttttctttcttcttttcttcaaacatttttaaactttttaaatgtaccaAAGCAATATTGTCAAAGTAAATGGTAAAACAGTAACATCATGGTCCAtggtaaaacagaaaatacataattttaatGCTGTAGTACTGTGGTAACATGGTAGTTTTTTTGCAAGGCTCATGTTGAGATGGCTGtggctgtttttcatggtttaTCTGAGAATACAGATTATACTTCTAGTCACCTAGAGGAGCCTGGAGTAAGTCAAATTCCACATGGCAGAGCGGAGATTAAAAAGATTCAATATAAAACAAGCACTTGTTTTATCACCATCAAAATTGTTTGAGGGCAGCCATGTCCTTACACCATGACCGCACTCACacaattataaaaaatactCTTATTCTGTACCCGACCTCACTGCAAGAGCTCATAATTGACTAAACCCTAGTCAACAGTCATCAGCCCTGTGTGGcatgtaattaaaaaatgttacctTGTATGACCTGCAGCCTTGTGATTTCCCTTATTGATATTTTCCCTTCAGCAGTGAGGCTGCAGATGTCAGCAACCCAAAATGATTGCAAATGTCACAGAGGAAAGCAAATATTACCTGCGGATTAATAGGAAAGTCTGTCACCAAAGTGTTTGCATCATTACCGGTTCAGTAGTCATATTTGAGTTATACCTGACACAACAGTAGACGACAGAAACTGTGAAGTGACAGACAGGTAGAAGGGTATGAAGAAAGGTACTgcgtgcacttttttttttttgcattcccTTACTTATGATAAAAGTTGTAAGTCACCAGTTACAAAGCAGAGACTCCACATTTTACAATTCCACAAGAGATTATGTGCAAAAACCATCATGCTGTAATTACACTCTATTTCCATCTACTGTATCTGGGCCACAAGATGGGTTCATCTGTGTTGTCTAATGTCACCCCCAAGTGGTGACAAGGGTCGCAGCAACTGTGGAGAACTGCCTCGCTTGAAGATTTCACCACATGTAACATGAAGACAAGGATGTAATGTACCGTGAAACTGATATTACTACTGTAGATTGAATGGCAAACATCCTGATGGGGGAACTTGGTTAATTTGAATAACTTTTGTACTTCCTGATTTGAAGTTGGTCTGCCCTTTTGATTAAAGAGGCTATCATGGTGAAGAGTCAAATATTGACATTAAGGTGCATACCACGTGTCTGTTGTACCGGAGCATGTAATGTCCTTTACCATCTTTAAGCAAAAAATAATCCCTTTAATCCTAATTTCTACATTAGCACTGTCACCCACATTCTCAAGCATGGGACAAagaaaattgattttattttaagtctTTTGAAAAACCTCTGTCaattatgggttttttttgctaaaTATGTCCCTTTTGACTGTCTGAACTCTGAAACTGCTTCATCTCTGTCCCACATGTGATAATGGACATATTCATTAAACATATTCAGTACTTGTATATTCCTCTTATATGTTTTTTAGCTTCAACACTACATTCAAGcatctttcacattttctctgcaCAGCAGCAACCCTTACTCTCAATCCTGAGAGCCATTCAGAATAAAACTTTTAAGAACTTTCCTCAATCATTAATGACGCAGCGTCCCCGATCAAGGACACCAATTGAAATTTTGCTTAAGTGAGGGGACAAAAGCCTTTAAGAGAGAGAGCAGGCCACAGTTAGATGACTTGCTGTATTTAATCTATACAGCCGCCTCCTGAGTTATCAgtgtcattgtgtaaaagctCAGCAGCttgttatttcataaaaaagtTCCAAGTAAAATTAGATGCTAGATGAGGATAAAAAGTCCAAAATAAAGGACATAAATCAAATATCACCTAGTTTTATCAAAATGTCTGaattaatttttatttcaaatttgaaGACATGGACATTTATGACATTACTGAAATATTTAACCCTTATTATGATAACTTTTTTGTCAGTTCTCCTGATAGTTTTGTCTTtgcctttgtgtttttaactcTGCTGTTTGCCactgtttgtgttgatttgGTTACTTGTAAGAACTCAGAGTTAAAGACTGAGTAGcattatacaaacaaaaaaaatcaattaaatgagcagacacacagtagttgttttttttagtaactTAACCACTAAATCTTAACTGGACCACTAAATCATCACTGCATCATTATAGTTTGTTAATAAAccattaataatatttaatacaaGAAGAGAAGAGCTTTTCATTGTTAATAAGTGAAAATCTGACATGAGCAGTGGCATTAAATGATACATCTGAGACAATTTTGTTATGCTAATCAGCTGCCCTGAGTCACAAAAATTACAAGTctgatgacaaaaaaatatcaatggAGAATTCATAAACACAGTTTCCAGTGTTCGTGCCTCATATTGTTACTTTTCACTATGGCAAAAAGATATTCAAACAATACTTCTTCATCAAAATGAAGGCACAAAGAATAGAAACGAATAAACCTGGCATTCATTTTCTTTAGTCTGAGTGCTTAAGAAAAATCACAATGTAACACAAAAAAGTACTGGCAAACCAAAAATTTGATTCACCAAAAGAACAATTCCTATAAGAAAATGCTGTGAAGTACAAGTCCTAATCATTTAACACCCTGCTTACCCAGCTCACGTGTAGATTTTTTATGTGATTCTGATGGCTTTAGTTTCTGTAGAAAAATGAACCAGTCTCTGTCAAAGTGTATTGATATGTGGACCAAGGTCTTTTTTTGGTACCAAAGAATGGACCCAAAAGAGACAGAGTAGGCaaaattatataattttaaaatgtaacatattaTACTTATTAAGATTCATATGTGGTTCCTCCTTAGTCTTCCGGTAACATCAGTCAGCAACTTTTTCAGCTTAACATACTTTGCAATTATCAAAACTCAAAATACTTAAGAGGATTTTCTGTTGGTTCAGTGGTTTAAAACAAATACCTTACACTCAAAAATGTAAGGTTTGATTCTTTTAATTCCACCGTATCCTGTTTAAACCTGTGCTGTATGCATCCCATTTTAAAGTGCAATTCAAACCCGAGTTTGATTTTGTGAAGAAATGGGCCGGTGCATTGCTGTTTTCAAAGCCTGTTCATTTGTGACCGATATAAGTTCAAATTGTTGGACACTCTGTACCCATAGGCCTGCCATGCACCATCATTCCCGCTGCATATAAGAGTCTGCTGCTGGAGAAAAGGCTATCTGCCCCCTCTGCGCTGGACAACAATGGTCCCTGCCACAATGTCATACACAGTCCTGTTGTGCTGGAAGAAGAGCAAAGTGATGAAGACGGGAAAAAGGAAGGCGATGGAGAAGTTCTTATTCAGTGCCCGCACAGTAGAGCTGCGACAGTCAAGACAAAAGAGACAAGACcaagacattttatattaacattaattaaaGCATGTATCCCAAAAATGTTCCACTAAGAGAACAATTTAAACACAGTTAActcatatatttcattttttttaaagattctcAAACAGCATGTGATCACTCACGCAGATAGGGAGACGTTCGATGCTGGGACCACAAGGACACGGTTAGGTCGGACCAAAGTGGATGTGTCACAGGTCACCACCCGCAGGCCAAGCAGGAACTTCCCTGGTGTGGCACCACCAGCGCCCCAGATACAGATGATCTGATTGGACAAGAAGAGCAAACTAACAATCTGGTAGGCTCTTGACTACGCCAGTATACTACGCTGTAGACCAGTTGAAGGCAGAGCTTAATAATGATACCACACTCACATAGGAAGCAGTAAAAAAGCCAATTAATAATACGTTTACACAAACAAGGTCAAAACCATGGAAAGAAACATGCCAGATGGTATTAGTCTGAGCATACAGTAGGTGCCTCTATGTCCCTGTGCTGGAGCCCACCTGGGACAACAAGTCACTGATGCAGAAGGTGAACAAGAGACCTGATACATGACTTAATCTCAGGCAACTATGAATGTTACGTTGCATCACTGTCCTCTGTGGGAAACAGCGTTGACTCTGCCTGACTCTTCTCATTTAACAAGACCAGGAGGCACTGAAGCAGCTTCTATTAAATGTAACTAAACTAATTAGGGAATTGTTTCAGTTCTGTATATCAAGTGGGgacactgttgtttttatccACACATCGGTTCAACACCAACAATTACTACCAACAGGCTATAATGGTATTTAGTAAATCATCTAATTGTTGggatatattttgttttttgttatgtaCAATTTGTGTACTATTATAAGTCTGATTCCTTTGCAATCTGAAAATGACAAATACAGTTTATGTATTACCTTATTTACTATCAATGTGATGAACATTAACAACACGCTTAACATGCAGGTTTTCTCCATCACTAAATATTgtaacatacatttaaatatccTCAGTGTAGCAGAAGAATGTCTTCTTCATTCTTTTCATCAAAATATTGTTCCTCATATTATTCAGCCATCATAAAATCATATGTATAAATATTATCACGACTGTGCTCAATTTGACCCacctcatacacacaaactagAACCCTGTAGACTAGAGCCACAACCATCATCTTCTGCAGGTCCTCCATGGACGTGTTCTCATCGATCTCCTCCACAATGAAGTGGGTTATGAATTTGGCAATGTCCcttgaaagaggagagacagcatGCCTGTGTGAAGATGGATCTGGGGAATGGTGAAATAACTTGACATTAAAAGCTATGATGCTCGCAAATTGTCTATTTTGCATATGTGACCCACAGCTACACCTGTGGCAGGTAAGCCTAAGGAAAACCATGATGAGGGCTGACAATGTTGCATATTGCAATCTAGAATTACAGTGTTAAATAAccaaaatagtttattttttaaatgttctaattTAGGCTCTGACTGTCTTTTCTTGCATTTATCCTTTTACTTTTAAAGTTATGTTTCCTTTAAGACTTTATGATAGCTTTACTCACTTCATCCCACTCAGATGCATGATCCACAGCACGATGGTGGCCTTCACAcaaaacaagatgaagaagTCCACTGTCTCAGCCAGGAACCTCTGAAGAGGAGAGGGGATGGTGTACTCCCGTCCTGTGAAGCAGATGAAAAGACAAGTGCATCCAGTATGCTTTTTTCACAAATTGAATACTTTTCCACATTATTCTGGATGAGTTCTTAGTTAAAAGGACGTTGATTTTTACTGGCTTACTACTTTATGTCGGCTGAAAGTTATCTAAAAACCAAGAGAGATTTTGTAACGGCTCTAAGCATATAAGCTTGTTTTCTCCAGGCCATATAAGCCTGCTTCCCATCAGACTCACGACCAAGCTTATTACACAAGTGAGCCCACACATTACTTCAGGCTGAATGGCATTTTGGAGAAAGGAGGCCCTGTAATACACTAACACTTAGTGAAACTGAACCCTACCTGGCTGAGGTGGATTCCCATT from Scomber scombrus chromosome 16, fScoSco1.1, whole genome shotgun sequence includes the following:
- the fam8a1a gene encoding protein FAM8A1, coding for MVGTTTGDKRHCPEKDAKHPPSTATTEYCAKLQQWMWQYYWEYAGWQSWATLSAFPFPPPCSFPLPGTSAQTPGSPASTSGTGQQAFDSRNWYNHPYPFSFPASFPHPGAPQTEQSTAATPATARTTQHQNGNPPQPGREYTIPSPLQRFLAETVDFFILFCVKATIVLWIMHLSGMKDIAKFITHFIVEEIDENTSMEDLQKMMVVALVYRVLVCVYEIICIWGAGGATPGKFLLGLRVVTCDTSTLVRPNRVLVVPASNVSLSASTVRALNKNFSIAFLFPVFITLLFFQHNRTVYDIVAGTIVVQRRGGR